Proteins encoded by one window of Nitrospira sp. CR1.1:
- the fliF gene encoding flagellar M-ring protein FliF: MFSKFSQFTINQRLIILLALAGSIAGLVAVTLWTQQPDMQVLYANLATDDASGIIDKLKDAKVPYETTNGGTTILVPNAQVHDLRLEMAGQGLPHGGGVGYEIFDRTTMGMSDFVQKLNYRRALQGELARTITQMPEVERARVHLAIPERRLFATEQDRARASVVVSLRSNQSLSKAQIQGVVHLVSSSVEGLQARDVTVVDGHGNLLSNTSSDEAAGLSGTQMEYQRTLEKDIETRIQTMLERIVGVNKAVVRVSSVLDFRKIETTEERYDPNGQVVRSEQRGQEKSSGVNGTSGGVPGVESNLPGGAEAEGGQTSSNNNQTKNETVNYEISRTVSRIVEPTGTIKKLSVAVLVDGTYEGGKAGEAAADQPKKYVPRSEEEMKRIEEIVKKAMGYSPERQDQVEVVSIQFGLGVEEPVGAGVEAAADSSKAWMPYIRYAVGGLLFFLILFMVVRPLMVMLVQSAPEAVVGETPALPASVGQVEAAISGKQPGQILDMAKNNPANTAVVVKQWLKSNA, from the coding sequence ATGTTCTCAAAATTCAGCCAGTTCACGATCAACCAACGTTTGATTATTCTGCTCGCGCTCGCCGGGTCCATTGCCGGTCTCGTGGCCGTCACGCTCTGGACGCAACAGCCGGACATGCAGGTGCTCTATGCCAATCTGGCTACCGACGATGCCTCGGGCATTATCGACAAGTTGAAGGATGCCAAGGTGCCCTATGAGACGACTAACGGCGGTACGACGATCCTTGTCCCGAATGCGCAGGTGCATGACTTGCGACTGGAAATGGCCGGGCAAGGTCTTCCTCACGGCGGCGGGGTCGGATACGAGATATTCGATCGCACCACCATGGGCATGTCGGATTTTGTGCAGAAGCTGAATTATCGGCGGGCGCTCCAGGGAGAATTGGCCCGCACGATTACGCAGATGCCGGAAGTCGAGCGGGCCCGTGTGCACTTGGCGATTCCTGAGAGGCGGCTGTTTGCGACCGAACAGGACCGCGCGCGCGCGTCGGTGGTCGTGTCGCTCCGTTCCAATCAATCCTTGTCGAAAGCGCAAATTCAAGGCGTGGTGCACCTGGTGTCCAGCAGTGTCGAAGGACTTCAGGCTCGTGACGTGACCGTGGTCGATGGTCACGGGAACCTCCTCTCGAACACCTCCAGCGATGAAGCGGCCGGACTGTCCGGGACTCAGATGGAATACCAACGCACCCTGGAGAAGGACATCGAGACGCGCATTCAAACCATGTTGGAACGCATTGTCGGCGTGAATAAGGCCGTCGTCAGGGTGTCGAGCGTACTTGATTTCCGGAAAATCGAGACGACGGAAGAACGATACGATCCAAACGGCCAGGTCGTGAGAAGCGAACAGCGCGGGCAGGAAAAGTCCAGCGGTGTCAACGGCACCTCCGGCGGCGTGCCCGGCGTGGAATCGAATCTGCCGGGCGGGGCGGAGGCGGAAGGCGGCCAGACCAGTTCGAACAACAATCAAACAAAAAATGAGACGGTGAACTACGAGATCAGCCGAACCGTCTCCCGCATCGTCGAGCCGACAGGGACCATTAAGAAGCTCTCGGTGGCAGTGCTGGTCGACGGCACCTATGAAGGGGGCAAGGCAGGGGAGGCCGCGGCTGACCAGCCGAAGAAGTATGTGCCTCGCTCGGAAGAAGAAATGAAACGCATTGAAGAAATCGTCAAGAAAGCCATGGGTTATTCCCCTGAACGTCAGGATCAGGTGGAAGTGGTCAGTATCCAATTCGGACTTGGAGTGGAAGAACCGGTTGGCGCGGGTGTGGAAGCCGCAGCCGACAGCAGCAAGGCATGGATGCCCTATATCCGCTATGCGGTGGGGGGCCTGTTGTTCTTCCTGATTCTGTTCATGGTGGTCCGTCCGTTGATGGTCATGCTCGTGCAGTCGGCGCCGGAGGCCGTCGTCGGTGAGACACCGGCACTGCCCGCGTCGGTTGGACAGGTTGAAGCCGCCATCTCCGGGAAACAACCCGGCCAGATTCTCGACATGGCGAAAAACAATCCTGCGAACACGGCCGTCGTGGTCAAGCAGTGGCTGAAAAGTAACGCGTAA
- the fliE gene encoding flagellar hook-basal body complex protein FliE, with the protein MSDLRIAGANLIRPIEAPELQQAGQTGEAGGANFLGSLKEAIGHINDAQAGANQAVESLVTGQSTNIHQTMVALQQADASFQLMMQVRNKLVTAYEEIQRMQI; encoded by the coding sequence ATGTCCGATCTGCGCATCGCGGGAGCCAATCTGATCCGGCCGATCGAGGCGCCGGAGCTTCAGCAAGCCGGGCAGACCGGCGAGGCCGGGGGGGCGAACTTTTTAGGTTCATTGAAAGAAGCCATCGGGCATATCAATGACGCGCAGGCAGGCGCCAATCAGGCCGTCGAGTCGTTGGTGACCGGCCAGAGTACCAACATTCATCAAACCATGGTGGCGTTGCAACAGGCTGATGCGTCCTTTCAGCTCATGATGCAGGTGCGAAACAAACTCGTGACGGCCTATGAGGAAATCCAACGGATGCAGATCTGA
- the flgC gene encoding flagellar basal body rod protein FlgC: protein MDLTDSLAVSVSALDAQRHRLNVIASNLANAQSTKTSTGGPYRRRDVVFQAAPVSSAFQKAFTQVSKGSGRHALDGVKVARVIEDQKPGQTVYDPHHPDADKKGFVTMPNVNVMEEMVNMIGASRAYEANVQAVNATRTMWNRALEIGR, encoded by the coding sequence ATGGATTTAACGGATAGTCTCGCGGTTTCCGTATCGGCGCTCGATGCGCAACGACACCGGCTGAATGTCATTGCCAGCAACCTGGCAAATGCGCAATCCACCAAAACCAGCACCGGTGGACCGTATCGGCGGCGTGATGTCGTGTTTCAAGCGGCGCCTGTGTCCTCGGCCTTCCAAAAGGCGTTCACGCAAGTGTCCAAAGGGTCCGGCCGGCATGCATTGGATGGCGTGAAAGTCGCCCGGGTCATCGAAGACCAGAAACCGGGACAGACAGTGTACGACCCGCACCATCCCGACGCCGACAAGAAGGGGTTCGTCACGATGCCCAATGTGAACGTCATGGAAGAGATGGTCAATATGATCGGCGCATCCAGGGCCTATGAGGCCAACGTGCAAGCCGTCAATGCGACCCGCACCATGTGGAATCGCGCCCTGGAAATCGGGAGGTAG
- the flgB gene encoding flagellar basal body rod protein FlgB, whose amino-acid sequence MTIFDRTMQLLERSLDLRGARQQVIAANIANEETPKYRATDLNFGQALAHAQQGKLPITLVSTHQHHIGPKGSGFQRVQGRIEEVPAGDLPLDANSVNIELEMAKMSDNAQQYNTSATIIGMKFKGLLNAIREGR is encoded by the coding sequence ATGACCATTTTTGACAGGACCATGCAGCTGCTCGAACGTTCATTGGATCTGCGCGGGGCCCGCCAGCAGGTCATCGCTGCCAATATTGCCAACGAAGAAACGCCCAAGTATCGCGCAACCGATTTGAACTTCGGTCAGGCTCTGGCGCATGCGCAACAGGGCAAACTGCCGATCACCCTGGTCTCGACCCATCAGCACCACATTGGCCCGAAGGGCAGCGGCTTTCAACGCGTGCAGGGGCGCATCGAAGAGGTGCCCGCCGGCGATCTGCCGCTGGATGCCAATTCGGTCAACATCGAACTGGAAATGGCCAAGATGTCGGACAATGCGCAGCAGTACAACACATCGGCCACCATCATTGGCATGAAATTCAAAGGCCTCCTCAACGCAATCCGTGAAGGACGGTAG
- a CDS encoding response regulator, whose product MSAQPALQGPSASAEEARLVLIVDDEPSMRTALSETVRRMGYQVRGAIDGADAIEQVERLKPWLVVTDLKMPRLNGLELVKALKQKAPNTYIILMTAYGTVETAVEAMKYGANDYILKPFSTDLLERVIFNLQASAEPDEQDTPAALEARAILTQDPGMIRLLTTLEGVAASQATVLISGESGTGKELLARYIHARSPRAHRPFVALNCAALPDSLLESELFGHERGAFTGAIQKKLGKFEMAHTGTLFLDEISEMNLGLQSKLLRVLQEREVDRIGGRDPVPVNIRVIATTNRSLYHEVTQGRFREDLFYRLNVFPVTVPPLRERPGDIPLLARHFLRSSAQRNGLTVPTLSERAIADLQQRAWKGNVRELENVMERAILVTTGNAVDVDHLMPGDGTVPMQPVETVEALVAPSAHGSLWEMERDLIFKTLARVKDNRTHAAKELGISIRTLRNKLREYRDLGYQVEAEKP is encoded by the coding sequence ATGAGCGCGCAACCAGCTTTGCAGGGACCTTCAGCTTCTGCCGAAGAGGCCCGACTCGTCTTGATCGTCGATGATGAACCTTCGATGCGGACGGCCTTGTCGGAAACGGTGCGTCGAATGGGGTATCAAGTGCGTGGCGCCATCGACGGGGCGGATGCGATCGAGCAGGTCGAACGACTGAAGCCCTGGCTAGTGGTGACTGACTTGAAGATGCCGCGCCTGAACGGGCTTGAACTCGTCAAAGCGTTAAAACAGAAAGCGCCCAATACCTACATCATTCTCATGACCGCCTACGGGACCGTCGAGACGGCGGTGGAGGCCATGAAATATGGCGCGAACGATTACATTTTAAAACCGTTTTCCACCGACCTGCTTGAGCGGGTGATCTTCAATCTGCAAGCCAGCGCCGAGCCGGATGAGCAGGATACTCCGGCGGCACTGGAAGCCCGCGCGATCCTGACACAAGACCCCGGCATGATTCGCCTGCTCACGACCCTCGAGGGCGTCGCGGCCAGCCAAGCCACCGTGTTGATCAGCGGCGAAAGCGGGACGGGTAAAGAATTGTTGGCGCGCTACATTCATGCGAGAAGCCCTCGTGCCCATCGTCCGTTTGTGGCGCTGAATTGCGCCGCGCTTCCGGACAGTCTGCTGGAAAGTGAATTGTTCGGCCATGAGCGCGGGGCGTTTACCGGAGCGATTCAGAAAAAGCTGGGCAAGTTTGAAATGGCCCATACCGGCACGTTGTTTCTCGATGAAATCAGCGAAATGAATTTGGGCCTGCAATCGAAATTGTTGCGGGTTCTGCAAGAGAGGGAAGTCGATCGCATCGGTGGGCGCGACCCGGTCCCCGTCAATATCCGCGTGATCGCCACGACGAATCGCTCGCTCTACCACGAGGTGACTCAAGGGCGTTTTCGGGAGGATCTGTTTTACCGCTTGAATGTCTTCCCCGTCACGGTGCCTCCGCTCCGCGAACGCCCGGGTGACATCCCGCTCCTCGCCAGGCATTTTCTCCGTTCGTCGGCGCAGCGCAACGGCCTGACCGTGCCGACCTTGTCCGAACGCGCCATCGCGGATCTCCAACAGCGCGCATGGAAGGGAAACGTGCGCGAACTTGAAAATGTCATGGAACGCGCCATTTTGGTGACAACCGGAAACGCGGTTGACGTCGATCATTTGATGCCGGGGGATGGAACGGTTCCCATGCAACCGGTCGAAACCGTGGAGGCGCTCGTGGCGCCATCCGCTCACGGGTCGTTGTGGGAAATGGAACGGGACCTCATCTTCAAGACCTTGGCACGAGTGAAAGACAATCGTACCCATGCGGCCAAGGAGTTAGGCATCAGTATTCGCACGTTGCGAAATAAATTACGGGAATATCGCGATCTCGGTTATCAGGTAGAGGCAGAAAAACCCTGA
- a CDS encoding PAS domain-containing protein — protein MTKPEGDTINNDLLTRAFRDFDQAATVLQQSYDALTTRLQQMDLELAQTNASLREHLRETEDMRAHVTAVLESLDTGVIVADSQDIVVRCNHSTELLLGVPQAELRGRRASAVLEEIRKDHGEYPLVLPSGVTIALSQTDLTDETGNLIGKLVLIHDVTRIRQLEDRLQRRNRLEAMGQMVGSIAHEIRNPLGSVELFASMLRKDLRDQPQLRNYAEHISMAVQSMDRLLSNLLVYTRPDCSRRGWHDTEFLIREVLTLASHAIPPDSVEVRCQVHPLVPRLWCDGAKMKQVLLNLVLNAVQAMPEGGTLTLAACPAPPQLQESPAIQLTVSDTGTGIPAELQSRVFDPFFTTKDQGTGLGLAIVHALIEAHHGRIDVESHPGHGTSFLITLPQGPVHTPSTPASSDTLSDHSEASRQIVSLTEEKRYE, from the coding sequence GTGACCAAGCCGGAGGGAGACACGATCAACAATGACTTGCTGACGCGCGCGTTTCGAGATTTTGATCAGGCCGCAACCGTGCTGCAGCAGTCGTACGACGCGTTAACTACACGCCTGCAGCAAATGGATCTCGAACTCGCGCAAACCAATGCGAGTCTGCGCGAGCATCTGCGTGAAACCGAGGACATGCGTGCCCATGTGACCGCGGTCTTGGAATCGTTGGATACCGGCGTCATCGTGGCCGATTCTCAAGATATTGTGGTGCGGTGCAATCATTCGACGGAGTTGCTCCTGGGCGTGCCGCAGGCTGAATTGCGAGGGCGTCGAGCCAGCGCCGTATTGGAAGAGATTCGAAAAGACCATGGCGAGTACCCGCTCGTGCTTCCCAGCGGCGTCACCATCGCCCTGTCACAGACAGATTTGACCGACGAAACGGGGAATCTGATCGGGAAACTCGTGCTGATTCATGACGTCACGCGTATTCGTCAGCTCGAAGATCGGTTGCAGCGGCGCAACCGCCTGGAGGCCATGGGGCAGATGGTGGGCAGCATCGCCCACGAAATCCGGAATCCCCTGGGCAGTGTGGAATTGTTCGCGTCGATGTTGCGAAAGGATCTCCGTGACCAGCCTCAACTCCGGAATTATGCGGAACATATTTCCATGGCTGTTCAATCCATGGATCGGCTTCTGTCCAATCTGCTCGTATACACCAGACCCGACTGTTCGCGGCGAGGATGGCATGACACAGAATTCCTGATCCGGGAGGTGCTGACGCTGGCCAGTCACGCCATTCCGCCGGACTCTGTCGAGGTGCGGTGTCAGGTGCATCCGCTCGTGCCCCGGCTCTGGTGCGACGGCGCGAAAATGAAGCAGGTTCTCTTGAATCTGGTCTTGAACGCGGTCCAGGCCATGCCAGAGGGCGGAACCCTCACCCTGGCCGCCTGTCCTGCCCCGCCTCAACTCCAGGAATCGCCGGCCATCCAACTCACGGTGAGTGATACCGGCACGGGTATCCCGGCCGAATTGCAGTCGCGGGTCTTTGATCCCTTCTTTACCACGAAAGATCAGGGGACCGGCTTGGGACTTGCCATCGTGCACGCGTTGATCGAAGCCCATCATGGACGGATCGATGTGGAGAGCCACCCCGGACATGGCACCTCGTTCTTGATCACGTTGCCGCAAGGGCCCGTACACACGCCGTCGACGCCTGCCTCGAGTGACACCCTATCCGATCATTCGGAGGCGTCCCGCCAGATTGTCAGCCTAACAGAAGAAAAGAGGTATGAATGA
- a CDS encoding tetratricopeptide repeat protein, with the protein MAAGGLSTMRQELPAMMPEPSELVRGALPDPGPRFERTTDRPEWKQFEQGVSLYNHGLYPEARLQFSNLLRDYRESPLKPSIQAFLAESALKSHDPEVRPLDIIDQYKTVMRENPQSTNAKRAAWRIGDVYRVEGWFQEAQIAYQHALSLSERDSFDANRAMLGLGYVQRGLKNWKESIHTFDHVLKRTVDPTLLVSASLGEAHSLYRMSRLKDADVLYESIASRWPAALRSDAFALLRYADTAGESKRGPVMREQLLHFYNLYPTRPETPFVLTYLADSYKEAGRWAESSIFYAALLSQYPDAPIAATARLRYADVQEHLDPEGEEVNLRHTIAAHLENVPLKPGEMLSPRQVFEQSAKDYENSIVGSEALFHLGETLDRAGKPEDALRAYELAVLRTGKFENDPWPERSGAQLVRFLRPRLEAALKAEDDFELINVFHRHGPFADRLYAGTELLLNVADAHRRLGFPVESARLFQSLVRDPKAEKVHETALMGLAHSYMEQKDMRAARAVFERYRLQFPTGRFSGEALRGILTSFEGEGNLAALLKLGQQWLAHNPRHPDRTMVQLKVAGVLAQSKQDAEAAAIYDGLIKAGRELSAGDLLRYADVLARLNRQAPALAMYKEALVAGLEPVQEAWAQLQMVQLARGSKREDFAKSGLRALSVNSDSLVRRIAAVLATELPEPPADKRGKKP; encoded by the coding sequence ATGGCTGCAGGCGGCTTATCCACGATGCGGCAAGAGTTGCCGGCCATGATGCCGGAGCCATCAGAACTCGTGCGTGGGGCCTTGCCCGATCCGGGACCACGGTTTGAACGCACGACCGATCGTCCGGAATGGAAACAGTTCGAACAAGGAGTGAGTCTGTACAACCACGGGCTCTATCCGGAGGCACGCCTGCAGTTCAGCAATCTGCTTCGGGATTACCGCGAGTCGCCGCTCAAGCCTTCGATCCAGGCGTTTCTGGCGGAAAGTGCGCTCAAGAGTCACGACCCTGAAGTCCGGCCGCTGGACATCATCGATCAGTACAAAACAGTGATGCGCGAGAATCCGCAATCGACGAATGCGAAGCGGGCAGCCTGGCGGATCGGCGATGTGTATCGGGTCGAAGGATGGTTTCAGGAAGCGCAGATTGCCTATCAGCATGCCCTCTCTCTCTCGGAGCGCGACTCGTTTGATGCCAATCGGGCCATGCTCGGACTGGGCTATGTCCAGCGAGGATTGAAGAACTGGAAAGAGAGCATTCACACCTTCGACCATGTGTTGAAACGCACCGTCGATCCTACCCTGTTGGTATCTGCCTCGCTGGGAGAAGCTCACAGTCTCTATCGGATGAGCCGCTTGAAGGACGCCGATGTGCTCTACGAAAGTATCGCCAGCCGGTGGCCTGCCGCGCTTCGGAGCGATGCCTTTGCGCTGTTGCGGTATGCCGATACCGCCGGGGAATCCAAGCGGGGGCCGGTGATGCGGGAGCAGTTGCTCCATTTTTACAATTTGTATCCAACCCGGCCCGAAACGCCGTTCGTGCTGACCTACCTCGCCGATAGTTACAAGGAGGCGGGGCGTTGGGCTGAATCAAGCATCTTCTACGCAGCGCTACTGAGCCAATACCCTGATGCGCCGATTGCCGCCACCGCCAGGCTTCGGTATGCCGATGTGCAGGAACATCTGGATCCGGAGGGCGAGGAGGTCAATCTTCGACACACCATCGCGGCGCATCTGGAAAATGTTCCGTTGAAGCCGGGAGAAATGCTGAGTCCTCGTCAGGTATTCGAACAGAGTGCCAAAGATTATGAGAATTCGATAGTCGGCAGCGAAGCCCTGTTTCACCTTGGGGAAACCTTGGACAGAGCGGGCAAACCGGAGGATGCCCTCCGCGCGTATGAACTGGCGGTGCTGCGCACAGGCAAGTTTGAAAACGATCCTTGGCCGGAAAGAAGCGGCGCGCAGCTGGTCCGCTTCCTTCGCCCACGCCTGGAGGCAGCCCTCAAGGCAGAGGATGATTTTGAACTAATCAATGTATTCCATCGGCATGGGCCCTTCGCCGACCGCTTGTATGCCGGCACGGAGTTGCTGCTCAACGTCGCAGACGCGCATCGTCGCCTGGGCTTCCCCGTGGAGTCTGCGCGGCTGTTTCAGTCTTTGGTTCGCGATCCTAAAGCAGAGAAGGTACATGAAACGGCGTTGATGGGGCTGGCCCACAGTTACATGGAACAAAAAGATATGCGGGCGGCGAGGGCAGTGTTTGAGCGGTATCGCCTGCAATTTCCTACCGGTCGGTTTTCTGGAGAGGCATTGCGTGGAATTCTGACCTCGTTTGAGGGAGAAGGCAATCTCGCCGCCCTGCTCAAACTCGGCCAGCAATGGCTGGCGCACAATCCGCGGCATCCTGACCGCACGATGGTGCAGCTGAAAGTTGCCGGCGTGTTGGCTCAGTCCAAACAAGACGCCGAGGCGGCAGCGATCTACGACGGCCTGATCAAAGCGGGTCGGGAACTCTCCGCCGGGGACCTGCTGCGGTATGCCGATGTGCTGGCTCGTTTGAATCGCCAGGCGCCGGCGCTGGCCATGTATAAAGAGGCGCTCGTCGCAGGACTCGAGCCGGTGCAGGAAGCCTGGGCTCAATTGCAAATGGTTCAGCTGGCACGCGGGTCAAAACGCGAGGATTTTGCCAAAAGCGGGCTGCGCGCACTGAGTGTGAATTCCGATAGTCTGGTTCGCCGCATCGCGGCCGTGTTGGCAACTGAATTGCCGGAACCGCCGGCCGACAAACGAGGGAAAAAACCGTGA
- a CDS encoding response regulator, translating to MSQSHILVIDDDPAVRQLLAETLTSEGHQVTVMSNGVDGVEAVKDQPVHVVLTDLQMPGIDGLETIDRISKIDSKVIAIVMTGYGTVDYAVRAMKAGAFDFITKPFEPDTVAVVVRKALDVYKLKQENHLLRKAVRDQYRLEHLVGTSAPMRMVLDFVEKVADSDSTVLIEGESGTGKELIARMLHFNSMRRDRPLVPVNCGAIPETLLESELFGHEKGAFTGAAHTRLGRFELAHGGTIFLDEVGEMSLPLQVKLLRVLQERCFERVGGTRTINVDVRIIAATNQDLAQAVQERRFRQDLYYRLHVIPIHIPPLRERRSDIPLLVNHFIAQFNQLRRTEILGMEPDALVRMTEEEWPGNIRELENMIERLCVLKKRGMITVADLPERSLKMVGGKAAEAPEQFIRFSEDGINLTKELEHYENRLIGEALRKANGITSRAAQLLQVNRTTLVEKLKRKGFDPKSHGYSIQN from the coding sequence ATGAGCCAGTCACACATTCTCGTGATTGATGATGACCCGGCAGTCCGGCAGCTATTGGCGGAAACACTCACGAGTGAAGGTCATCAGGTGACGGTCATGTCGAACGGGGTGGACGGGGTGGAGGCGGTGAAGGACCAGCCGGTACACGTGGTGCTGACAGATCTTCAGATGCCGGGGATCGATGGGCTGGAAACGATCGACAGAATCTCAAAGATCGATTCTAAGGTTATTGCGATCGTGATGACCGGATACGGAACGGTCGATTATGCTGTGCGAGCGATGAAGGCCGGCGCGTTCGACTTCATCACCAAGCCTTTCGAGCCTGACACGGTGGCAGTGGTGGTGAGGAAAGCATTAGACGTATACAAACTTAAACAGGAAAACCACCTTCTTCGAAAAGCGGTGCGAGATCAATACCGGCTTGAGCATTTGGTAGGCACCAGTGCGCCGATGCGGATGGTGCTGGATTTCGTCGAAAAGGTCGCTGATAGCGACAGTACGGTATTGATTGAAGGGGAGAGCGGAACGGGAAAAGAATTGATCGCGCGCATGCTGCATTTTAATAGCATGCGACGAGACCGCCCTCTAGTGCCTGTTAATTGCGGTGCGATTCCGGAAACGCTGCTGGAGTCGGAGCTGTTCGGCCATGAAAAGGGGGCGTTTACAGGAGCCGCGCACACCCGGCTTGGTCGGTTTGAACTGGCCCATGGCGGCACCATCTTCCTAGACGAAGTCGGCGAGATGAGTTTGCCATTGCAAGTGAAGCTACTGCGCGTTTTACAGGAGCGATGCTTCGAACGAGTCGGTGGAACCAGGACGATTAACGTGGATGTGCGCATTATCGCGGCCACCAATCAGGATTTGGCGCAGGCCGTTCAGGAGCGCCGGTTCCGACAGGATTTGTATTATCGATTGCATGTCATTCCCATTCACATTCCTCCGTTGCGGGAGCGCCGCAGCGACATTCCGCTCTTGGTCAATCATTTTATCGCCCAATTCAATCAATTGCGCCGGACGGAGATTCTCGGCATGGAGCCGGACGCATTGGTTCGCATGACAGAAGAGGAATGGCCGGGAAATATCCGGGAACTTGAGAACATGATTGAACGCCTCTGCGTCTTGAAGAAGAGGGGCATGATCACCGTGGCCGATCTCCCGGAACGTTCGTTAAAAATGGTAGGAGGAAAGGCGGCCGAAGCTCCCGAGCAGTTTATTCGCTTCTCTGAAGATGGCATCAATTTGACGAAGGAACTCGAACATTACGAGAACCGTCTTATCGGGGAAGCCCTGCGAAAAGCCAATGGCATAACCAGTCGGGCAGCTCAGCTGCTTCAAGTGAATCGGACTACGCTCGTGGAAAAATTAAAACGGAAAGGGTTCGATCCGAAAAGTCATGGGTACTCCATTCAAAACTGA
- a CDS encoding response regulator has translation MEQERILVVDDDEGLLHLLRMRLSALGFSVTPCTTGRDALVAARQETFDIAITDLRLRAEDGLVLTEELLQIQPGLPVIILTAHGSIPNAVEAMQRGAFGYLTKPFDDKELKATIDKALIQLRMTREIQRLKSLVKELYGLENVIARSSAMQRLFQQVAQIADSDATILLTGETGTGKEVLARVLHANSRRSKGPFVALNCAAISESLFESELFGHIRGAFTSAMTAKRGLFQSANGGTLFLDEIAEMSLPMQVKLLRAVQEREVREVGAAYTTKVDVRIITATNKDLAECVKLGTFRHDLYYRISVVPLSIPALRERRDDIPLLAQHFLKQSARRSNKDVRGFTPAAMHRLMGYPWPGNVRELENAVEKAVVMSRQDMVSPELLPSAGASTDMGLKPLTEAKEEFERSYLRNVLQMTGGNISRAAQFAGRYRADFYKMLKKYGLHPSMLKERHDLDLTEIEDTTEEVKDA, from the coding sequence ATGGAACAAGAACGAATTCTCGTTGTGGATGATGACGAAGGTCTGTTGCATTTACTGCGGATGCGGCTGTCTGCTCTCGGATTTTCCGTGACGCCCTGTACAACAGGACGCGATGCTCTTGTTGCGGCCCGGCAGGAAACGTTCGATATCGCGATTACTGATTTGCGGTTGCGGGCAGAAGATGGATTGGTGCTGACCGAGGAACTTTTACAGATTCAACCGGGACTGCCGGTCATTATTCTGACCGCGCATGGGAGTATTCCCAACGCAGTCGAAGCGATGCAACGCGGGGCCTTTGGCTATTTGACCAAGCCATTTGATGACAAAGAATTGAAAGCGACTATCGATAAAGCCTTGATTCAGTTGCGGATGACTCGAGAAATCCAGCGACTGAAATCATTGGTCAAGGAGCTCTACGGCTTGGAAAATGTCATTGCGAGAAGTTCCGCCATGCAACGATTGTTTCAGCAAGTTGCTCAGATCGCCGATTCAGATGCAACCATTCTGTTAACCGGCGAAACCGGGACAGGAAAAGAAGTGCTGGCCAGAGTTCTCCATGCCAATAGCCGTCGATCAAAGGGCCCGTTTGTGGCGTTGAATTGTGCCGCGATCAGCGAAAGTCTTTTTGAAAGCGAGTTATTCGGGCATATCCGTGGTGCCTTTACCAGTGCAATGACGGCGAAGCGGGGCCTTTTCCAAAGCGCGAATGGGGGAACACTTTTCCTCGACGAAATTGCAGAAATGTCGCTCCCCATGCAGGTAAAACTTCTACGCGCCGTACAGGAGCGGGAAGTGCGCGAGGTCGGCGCCGCGTATACGACAAAAGTCGATGTGCGGATCATTACGGCGACGAATAAAGATCTGGCGGAATGTGTAAAGCTGGGGACGTTCCGGCACGACCTATACTATAGAATTTCCGTTGTGCCGCTTAGTATTCCTGCTTTGCGCGAACGGCGGGACGACATTCCACTGTTGGCCCAACATTTTTTGAAGCAGAGTGCGCGACGATCCAACAAGGATGTGCGTGGATTCACGCCGGCAGCCATGCATAGGCTTATGGGGTATCCATGGCCAGGCAATGTTAGGGAACTTGAAAATGCAGTGGAAAAGGCCGTGGTCATGTCCCGGCAGGACATGGTGTCGCCGGAACTACTTCCATCAGCCGGGGCGTCGACCGATATGGGTTTAAAACCCTTGACCGAAGCAAAGGAAGAATTCGAACGCTCGTATTTACGGAATGTATTACAGATGACGGGCGGAAATATTTCCCGGGCAGCTCAGTTTGCAGGCCGATATCGGGCAGATTTCTATAAAATGTTAAAAAAGTATGGGCTGCATCCTTCGATGTTGAAGGAGCGTCATGACCTGGATCTCACCGAAATTGAGGATACGACGGAGGAGGTCAAAGACGCCTAG